AATATTTTTGGGGTTTTTATATCTTTTATAGGAATTGTTTTAATGATTGGTTCAAAAATCCTTAGAGAAGAGGGATCAATTTTAGGTTTTATGCTTATGTTTTTTGCTGTATTATCCGCAGTTGCAAATAGTCTGTTAATATTTAAGTTAGGAGGAAGGTACTCATCGTTAACTATTATAACTATGCAAAATCTAGTTGGTGCCCTACTTTTTTTACCTTTATTTATTGTCTTAGAAGCTAATACTATTACAATCTCTATTGTAAATCAGGAATTTATACTCTCCATACTGTTCTTAGCAATTTTCCCTTCGGTAATATCATTCCTACTATATATTAGTGTTTTAAAAAAAATTGGAGTTACTAAAACAAGCTCTTTTACTAACCTAATACCAATAATAACAGGGGTTATATCCTTTATATTTTTAGGCTCTAGGTTCTCTTTTAGGGAAGTAATGGGAATTTCAGTAGTAATAATTGGGCTCTTTATGACACAGCGGGTACAAAAGATTCCCTACGAGGGTTAGTTTGATTCTACGAAAATCCATATTATAGTTCATTATAAAATAAAAAAAGCCACCAAATGGTGGCTTTTTAAACTAAATTAAAAATTATCTTTTAATTGAGTAGAAAGCGTTCATTCCAGCATACTCTGCTTGATCGCCTAAAGTCTCTTCAATTCTAATAAGTTGGTTATATTTTGCAACTCTATCAGTTCTAGACATAGAACCAGTTTTAATTTGACCAGTTTGTAAAGCAACTACTAAGTCAGCAATTGTAACATCTTCAGTTTCACCAGATCTATGGGAAATAATTGCTGTATAACCAGCTTTTTTAGCCATTTCAACTGCTTCAAAAGTTTCAGTTAAAGAACCAATTTGGTTAACTTTAATAAGAATTGAGTTAGCAACACCTTTTTCAATACCTGTAGCTAATCTCTTAGTATTAGTTACAAATAAGTCGTCACCAACTAATTGTACTCTATCACCAATTTTATCTGTTAAAGATTTCCAACCTTCCCAGTCGTCTTCATCCATACCGTCTTCTAATGAGATAATTGGGTATTTATCAGCCCATTCAGCCCAGTAAGTTGCCATCTCTTCAGATGATAACTCTCTTCCGTCAGATTTTTTGAAAACATATTTTTTAGTCTCTTTGTTAAAGAACTCAGATGCAGCTGGGTCTAATGCAATAAATACATCTTTTCCTGCTTCATAACCTGCAGCTGTAATAGCTTCAATAATTACTTCTGGAGCCTCTTCATTTGATTTTAAGTTTGGAGCAAATCCACCCTCATCACCAACTGCAGTAGAGTAACCCTTAGCTTTTAATATTTTTGCTAAGTTGTGGAAGATCTCTGCAATCATTCTAATAGCTTCTTTGATTGATGTAGCTCCAACTGGCATTACCATAAACTCTTGGAAGTCTACAGAGTTATCAGCGTGGCTACCACCATTAATAATATTTGCCATTGGTACAGGTAACATACAAGCTTTGTAAGCACCTAAGTATTTGAATAAGTCTAACTCTAAGTGGTCAGCAGCAGCTTTTGCAACAGCCATTGAAACACCTAAAATTGCGTTTGCACCTAATTTAGATTTATTTTCAGTACCATCAAGTTCGATCATTGTTCGGTCAACTTCTACTTGCTCTAAAGCGTCTAAACCGATAACAGCATCTGCTATTGGTCCGTTTACGTTAGCTACAGCTTTTAAAACACCTTTACCTAAAAATCGTGCTTTATCTCCATCTCTTAACTCTACAGCTTCGTATATACCTGTAGATGCTCCTGAAGGAACTGCTGCTCTACCAAAAGAACCATCAGCTAATACTACGTCTACCTCAACAGTAGGGTTTCCTCTTGAATCTAAAATCTCTCTTGCTTCTACATACTCAATAGTACTCATTTATATTCTCCTAAAAATTATATTCAAAAAATTATATTTTCATAATTTTAATTAAATAAATATACTTATATAAAATATGATAAAAATAGGCGTTAAGGTCAAGTAATAAGTGGACAAATAGATAATATATTAACTATTAATAACTATTCTTGACCAGAAGTAGTAAGAAGAATTATAATCAAACTATGAAATACTCCAAGCTATTTGGGAAAAGCTATAAATTCCCAACCTCAAAGAAGAAAGATAAAGCTTGGGCTTTATTAGTACAAGGTGGCTATTTTAGAGCTTTAGGGAAAGGTTTATACTCATTTTTACCCCTTGGAATGAGGGTTTATAATAAATTAAAAAAAGTTATAAGGCTGGAGATGAATACTCTTGATGGGGAAGAGGTATTAGTACCAATTGTAAACCCCTATGATCTGTGGAAAACCAGTGGTAGGTCTGAGCTAATTGACCAAGAGATGCTTCGTTTTGAGGATAGAACAGGAAAAAATTATGTTTTATCCCCAACCCATGAAGAGGCTTTTGTTGAGCTTGTAAGAACTGCATTTAACTCGTATAAGGATTTCCCTTTCTTTTTATACCAGTTCCAAACAAAGTTTAGAGATGAGGAGAGACCAAGAGCGTCTCTATTAAGAAGTAAAGAGTTTATAATGAATGATGGGTACTCTTTTCATAAATCATATACGGATCTAAACAACTTTTTTCCCAGGGTTCATGCGGCATATAATCATATATTCTCACTTTGTAATATAGATGTTATTTCAGCCGAGTCTTCTGTTGGTTTTATGGGGGGATCAAAAGCTTATGAGTTTTTAACACCCTTTGAACAGGGGAAGGATATTGTAATATCATGTCCTAAATGTGCTTATAGTGCAAAGAAAAAGCTAGCTGTAGGTGTTAAAGAGTACTATCAGGAAGATATTGTTTTTATGACAAAGTTAGCAACTCCAGGCACTGTTACTATGGATAAATTAGCTCAGTTTTTTGATCTTCCAAAACATAAACTAGGTAAGTGTATGGTCTTTAAAAAGGAAAAGGGGTTGATAATGGCTGTTGTTAGAGCCGATTACGATGTTTCTCTACACAAATTATCAGAAATTCTTGGAGAAAATATAACAAAAAAGCAACTAGAGAAGATATTGAAGCTATAGGCCTTGTTCCTGACTATTTCTCTCCTGTTAATTTACCAGATAACATTGATATAGATATTATAATGGATGATTCAGTGGCAAATACTCCAAATATTGTTTTGGGTGGTAATGAGAGTGGACACTCATATATAAATGCTAACTTTGGTATCGATTTTGGATGTGAAAATGTTCATGATATAACAGAGGTTAAGGCCCACGATCTATGTTTCCAATGTGGTAGCCCCTTACAAGAGATTAGATGTCTTGAAGTTGGTAATATTTTTAAACTAGATGACTACTATACTAAGCGGATGAATTTAACATTTCAGGATGAAGATGGTATTAAAAGACATCCATATATGGGGTCCTATGGTATAGGTATGGGGCGTCTTATCCAGGCTGTTGTTGATAAGAATAGGGATGAGAAGGGTATTGTATGGCCCTGGTTTTTAGCTCCATTTAAGGTCTATTTAATCTCTATTGGTAAGTCAAAAATAGTAAACGATCTAACCCAAGAGGTTAGGGATCTATTAGGAAAAGTTGTTCTTTTTGATGATAGGGACGAGTCAGTTGGAGTTAAGTTTAGGGATGCTGAGTTACTTGGTATACCACTACGAATTGTTGTATCAAAAGATATATTGAAGATGGTAAAGTTGAATTTTGCACAAGAAAAAATCGTGATAAGTGGTTAGTTGATCAGGATAAAATTTTAGATGAATATAATAAAATAAAAGAGAAAGAGAGTAATATTTAATGGATGTATTTATCCTAGACAGTTCTAAACTAAATGAAATTATGTACAATATGGAGAATCAAAATAAAGAGTCTTCAATTGTTATATCAACAGGGGAGATTTTATATACAGATGATCTAAAAAATAGTGATCTATACCCCCTGCCTAAGTGGGGTCCTGTTGAGGGTTTTAGAATAATGAATGAGTTTGTATCGGATCTTAAAAATCCTATAGTTAAACAGGAGTTAAAATCTGTTTTAAATCAAGGGCATGGGGTATTTAGAAAGTTTAAAAATGTATTGAAGGATAGTCCAGAAATTGAAAGAATATGGTACTCCTTTAAAAAGGATGCAATAAAGAGTAAGGTTTTAAACTGGTACAACCAAATTAGGGAGTATGCTGGACTTGATCTATTTTCAGAGGATGATTTTGAAGAAGAACAAGATCTCCTTGACTTTGACTTTATAATTGAGAAGGGAAATATTGATGAGTTTGACTTTGTCTCTAAGTGCGATAAAAAAGGTTTTTATGAACTCTATTCCAACTACCCTGAAGATGTTATCCAGGATATGTATAACAGAAAACGTGATGATATGTTAAATAGCTCAATGTTTGATAGCGATTTTCTCTTTATTGCAAAAAATCCAGCAGGGGAGAGTGTTGGTATTGTTTGGGCTGCAAGTTATATACTAGGAGATTCCTATCAAGGAATGGATCTACTCCAACTATATGTTACTCCTGAGTATAGGGGGCTAGGTATTGGTAAACTACTTTTAAATAAAATATTAGATGAGTATAAATCAGGTGAGTTTAAGGATTTAATAGTAAATTGCCAGGGTAAGAAGTCCTGGCTAATTACCTACTTAGAACTGGAAGGGTATAATTTGGCCTCCCAGGAACTAAGTTTTAGGATCTAATTAAGTAGAGACTCTTTCTCTTTTAATCTACTAGGTTCAACTCTATCATGTAGATCAAAAAGATGTTGCATAACCTTGGTTACTACAAACTGCTTTTGATCCTCACCCTCAGGTAAGTTTTCCAAGACCTCTTTTACATAGCTTCTACCCTTAATTGGTTTCTCTGCAGTTAAAAATATCAAATCCCTAACTGGAGAGTCCATGTCCATTTTGTCACTTTCATGGGGTGGTAGGATATTTCCATTTTTACCAACAAAACAGATATAATCAAAGGTTTTTATATAGGAGTACATCTCTCGAACACCCTTTCTAGATTCAGGAGCCCAAGGACGAACTCTAGTTCCCGCAGGGAATACTAAAATAACTTTCCCACTATTTTTACACTTTGTTAGAGCCTTCATAGCCGCTAGGTTTATAGGACCACTAATCTTTCTTAGTTCAGCCTGTTTCTCAGAATCCTTTTCACTCTCTATGGATTTACTAGGGTATATTATAATTTTATTATACGCGTTACTAAATGCTGAAACCCTTGGATCCGTTTCAGTTAATTTCATCCCAGCTATTGGGTACATATCCTCAGGATCTGCATCTAACTGTTCATCAATCATTTTATAAAGAAGGGGGTAGTCAAAGTTACTATAGTGTTCCATTAATATTAAACAAGATTTCCCCTCTTTTGAGAGTTTAAACAGTTCTTCAATGTTCTCTTTCCCTTGAATTCTACTCCCTTCTAAAAGTAGTTGATCCATTATTCCTGATATTATTTTCCTATTCTTTTCATTTCCTGTTTGCAAAACATTATCAGGTCTAAATCCATTATCTCCTGTATCGTTTTTTACAAGTATTTCGACAATATCGCCGTTTTGATCCATAATTGACATATATATTCTATCCTATCTGATTCGCTGTAAAAATCTATTTAATTCTTTATTATATAACAAGTTATATAAAACTTAGCAATAATATTGTAATATGAAACTACGATAAAATCAATATAAACTGTTTACAGTATTGTTATATTCGAATGAGCTGGAAGAGCTGGAAGTGGAATATTTAAACAGAAAGAGTTAAGATTGAATGGATGAAAATTGACGTAATATATATCTTGGTATATATTTAAGTTAAGGAGAAAAACATGCAAACAGCGAAATTATTTGCCAATGGAAGAAGTCAAGCAGTAAGACTCCCTAAAGAATATCAGTTTCAGGGAGAAGATGTATTTATACAAAAACATGGGGATGCAGTTATTTTAATGCCACATGATAAGGCATGGGAAACTTTCATACATGGTTTAAACTCTTTTACTGATGATTTTATGGAAGATGGAAGAGAGCAGGGGCAGAATCAGGATAGAGAAGATTTTTAATGTACTTACTTGATACCAATATTTGTATTTATGCTATTAAAAATAAACCTAAGAGTGTTTTAAAAAAGATATCAGAAAATTTTAACAATGGGATTTATATCTCATCTCTAACTATAGCAGAGTTAGAGTTCGGTGTTTCTAATAGTCAAAATCCTGAGAATAATAGAATTTCACTCCTTGAGTTTTTAGCAATATTTACTGTTTTACCATTTAATGAAAAAGATGCCATTCCTTATGGAAAAATCAAAACATACTTAAGAAAATCTGGAAATATTATTGGTCCTATTGATATGCTTTTATCTGCTCAGGCTATTTCAAATGACTTGATTTTTATTACAAATAATACAAAGGAATTTATCCGAGTCCCTGATATTAAGCTTGAAGACTGGTCTCTTGTGTAATCATTTTAGTTGCTACGACTAATTAGAAGACGATAGATATTCTTTTTCCCTGTTATTTATTATTTTTCTTTAAATAATCGCTTAATTCTAAGATGTTTTTTAACTGATCAAAGTTCATTCTTGTTTTTTTGCTTGTCTCGTTTATAAGTAGTACATTGCCACCCATATCATGAAATGGTATTAGATAATCTTCTACATCATCTACAAATAGTATTTGATTTATAGGTAGATTTATCTCCTTTAGAATTTTCTCATATACCTCAATATATGGCTTACCTTTTAGGTTATTCATCTTTATATCTATTATTGGATTAAATAGATCTTTTATATTATAGAAATGTAAAATTCTATCAACATTCTCAATAGGACCATTCGATAGGATAGACATTGGTATATCGATATCTCTTAAAATATTGTGAATTTCCTCCTTATTAGGAAGGTAACTCTCTACATCTATAGGATGAACAAAATCTAGGTAGTGGTCAGTATCTGTTAATCCATGCTCTAACTGAAGCCACCTTAGGGTTGTACCATAGTTTTTTACAGATGTTTTTCTTAATTCATCTGCTACTTCAAAGGGCAAATTTATATGTTTAGCTGCATACTGGCTAATTCTTCTATCCATTTCATCCCCAAAGCCACAGGATTCTGGGTATATTGTCTTATCAACATCAAATATTATATGTTTTATCATTTTTCCTCTTATTCTATTGTAAAAAGAGATACCTTTTCTCCAATTCGACTTATACCTGTAAATGGATTTTCACTATCTAAAACTCTTTGCCCATTATATATAAAATAGTATCCGTATCTACCACTTGATATCTTTAAAGTTATTGAGTATTGCCCTGGTGTTATCTCTTTTAATTTGTATAAAAAGGGGTTCCAATTATTAAAATCCCCAGTAACATATACTTTTATACCCTCTTGAGCTCTTAATGTGAAAGTTACACTTTTATCACTAATAATTGGAGAAATATGCTCCTTTATATTTTTCTCCGGTATTTCAAAGGATGATAACTGGATGTAGTTCTTATCTGTTCGAATAACCTTACTTTTTTTGTCTACAATCCATATCCCATCCTCAATAAACTTGTAGTTTATAACCCTCTCTTTAGGGTACTTATATAGATAGAAATAGACTCCATTCTCATTTTTATACAGGTTGTAAATTTTACTAAAATCCTCGTTCTCAAAGGATATTCCCACATGACGAACCTTACTCTTAGAGGGCAAATAGCTAAATACAAGGGTATCCCCTACAATAAAAGGCTCTTCACTCTCCACCATTTCAGTTATTCTTATGTGCAAACTTAGGGAATTTATTATAAGTCCCTCCTGTTCTGCAGAAAATAAACTACTTATTGAGATTAAAATTATAGTTGTTAATAAAATATATTTAAGATTTTTCATAATTCTGTTATTATGATTTTCGGACTTATTATAAAAAGTATTAAGATTTTCTTTTGTTTTTTTAATAATTGGTCGAAAATGTAAATGAATTATGCCTAGTATTAATAATATAGATAAATTTGTACAACTTTTAAACTCATTAGGGGATGAACCTAGAATCCTTGAGCAACGTGGTCAAAAGATTGAACCCGCCTCAGTTCCAGATAGGTCTGCCCAGGAAGAAAATCCTTTTTTAGTTAACATTGAAGAGGATGATGATGGAGAAATGCCTGATCTATCAGGGGATTTAGAATCCTTTGATGATGATGATGATTTTTTATTAGATGATGATTCTGAAATTGATGCAGTCCCAGACTTAGAAGAGAACGAAGACTTTACCTTTGATGAGCTAGATAATTTTGAAGAGATTACAAATATTGATGATATTGATCCTCTTAATGAAATAGATAATATAGATGAAATAGATAATATAGATGAAATAGATGAAATAGATAATATAGATGAAATCGATAACCTAGATGAAATCGATAACCTAGATGAAATCGATAACCTAGATGAAATCGATAACCTAGATGAAATAGATACCCTAGATGAAATAGATACCCTAGATGAAATCGATAACCTAGATGAAATCGATAACCTAGATGAAATCGATACCCTAGATGAAATAGATAATATAGATGAAATAGATAATATAGATGAAATCGATAACCTAGATGAAATAGATAACCTAGATGAAATAGATAACCTAGATGAAATAGATAACCTAGATGAAATAGATAATATAGATGACATTGATGACCTAGAGGATATCGGCGATATAGATGACATTGAAGAGCTTAGTGAATTAACAGACGAAGACCTAGATACATCTCCAGACTCCCTAGCAGATGAAAATGAAATAAAAGATATTGATATCGATGATATCGGCTTTGATGATGACCCAAATATTGATGATTTTGAAGATGGAGATTCAGTTTTTGATCTACCATCGATTGAAGATGAAGTATTAGAAGACGATTTTGGATCCTTAGAAGATGATGATACAGATGAGTTTTCCCTAGGAGATTTTGGAGATAGTTTTAATTTTGATAAGGGTTCTGCTCCAACATCCCTCTCATTAGAAGAGTTTACTGAGAGTCCGGAAGAAGAAGAAAAGGTTGACGAGGAAGTTAAATATAGCGAAGAAGAGTTTAATAGTTTAAAGAAAACATTAGGTTCTTTACCCCTTAACCTAAAATTAGTCATAGAAGAAGAGATCGCTGAAAATGGTCTTTTTGGTGCAAAGCTCAATGGCTTAGTTGATCTTTTAATAGACGATGCTCCTTTAAAGGATATTGTAAAGTATGTAAATAAGAGACTAGGACACAATATAAAGGTCTCTTCATCATTTACAAAATTAACAGCCTTAGATTTTGAGAAGAAGAAGGAAAAATTCTCATATATCTTTATTAATATCGTCTTCCCTAAGCTAAAGTGGATCTTCCCCCTAACTATAGCTCTATCTCTAATTTATATTGCTGGATATTTCTGGGGGTATAAGATAATTAAAAGTGAGTCTATATATAAGGAAGGTCACGAACTTATATTAATTGATAAATATGAAGAAGCCTACGATAAATTCTTAGAAGCTTTTGATACCCATAGAAAAAAGAAGTGGTACTACATATATGCAGATACATATTATGATAGAAAGGCGTATAACTATGCAGAGGATATATATATTCAGATGATGAATGAAGATTCTAAGGATCTTCACGCAATTTTATCCTATGCAAAAATGAAGGGTTTTGACCAGGGGGATTACTCTAAAGCAACCTATTTTTTAGTTAACAATGTTGATCATGGAATTAGAGAGTATGAGATTATGACAACTCTAGGGGACCTATATATGGCCTGGGCGAAAATAGATCCACAGCACTATGAAGATGCTAGGCTATGGTATGCAGAGACTATGTTAGATTATGGTCCAAAGCCTGATATACTTTTTAAATATCTTAACTACTTTATTCAGACAGATAAACTACAGGAAGTAAAAAATTATAGGCGGATGTTTGAAATTAGTAAGGATGTTAAGGTAGATGGGGATACCTATGCTAGAATGGCTGGATACTTTATGGATAAGGGGATTGTAGAAAACGTTAGAGAGACTCTATTTAGGGGAATTGGAGATAATCCAAGGAATCCTAATCTTCATTACCAACTCTCAAGATACTTTCAAACTATTGGTAACGATAGGGAAGTAGAGAAGGCGGCAAGAAATGCAATTTTTTATTATGAGTTTGGTGGGAACTTAACAGCCGAGGAGTTAACATCCCTTGTAGATTCTAAAAGAATCCTTGGGGAGCTATATTCAAAGGAGAAGAGATACCTTGTAGCTGAGAAAAACTTTAAAGAGGCTGTCTCATTATATGAGAACTTAAGGGATAGAAACTTTATTTTAAAAGATGAAAAGTATGGACAGATTTACTCAGATTATGGTGATATCTTCTACTATGCAGGTAATAGTTATTCAACTGCATATAATCTGTTTAATAAGGCGGAGGAGAATGAGTACCATACTTCAGAACTCTCCTATAAAAAAGGTTTTATTAATTACCAAGATAACAATATGAAGGATGCTTTATTAGAATTCCATAACTCAGAGGATGTTCGGGAGAATAATCAGGCTGTAATGTTTGCAAAGGCAAATACACTCTCCCATAGGGGAAGTTATAATGCTGCTTTAACATATTATAATATGCTTTTAAGATATCTCCAAAAAATTGAAGAGGAGGAGGAGACTCTCTATCCAGCAGAGAATGAGTCTCATTTGGCAATTATTGAAAACTATATACGGCTTTATAACAATATTGGTGTTACTCTATACAAATTAAAAGGGGAGAAATCACTACCTGAAGTAGGTATGTCATTTACAAAATCAACTGAGTATTATGACTATTTAACAAGGGACCCTGAACTTCTAATTCGATCAGGCTTAAGGGATTTAGCTTTTTACAATACCAAGGCGATCTTATATCCAGATAAAGATATTGAATTACAGTTATATAATCCTATATCTAAGGATTTCTCAGACCTTAACCTTGGTATAGTATCAACTTTAGAATGATTTCATCCAACCAAACTTATCTTCTAAAACTCCATACTGTATACCTTTTAAGGTTTTCTGAAGTTTAAGAGTTAACTCTCCAATATTACCATCACCAAAAACAGTCTCTTTACCTTTATATGTAAATGATTCTAGATACGTAACACCAGCTGCAGTTCCTGTAACAAATGTCTCCGTTGCATCGGATAATACTTCATCTATGGATATCTTTCTCTCTTCTACATTTATACCCATATCTTTGGCTAACTCAATTACAGATTTTCTAGTAATACCTGGTAGTATAGTATCTCCTAACTCAGGTGTTACAAGGGTTCCATTTTTAAGTACAAAAAAGATGTTACAACTAGAACCCTCTTCAATATATTTCTGTTCTGCGGCATCTAGGAAAATTGCTTCCATAAAACCGTCTTTTTCAGCTCTTTTTTTAACAAGGGTAGGGATTACATAGTTAGAATCACATTTTATCCAACCTGTTCCGCCCTTTGTAGCCCTTACTTTATCGGTTACTAGGGCTCTACTTCTCATACCCTCTTTAAAATATCCACTTACATTAGTTGATACACAAACTACCCATGGAGCTACTGATATTCCTAAACCGATACCTGGTTCCGCATAGGAGAAGGGTCTTATATAGACAGCATCTGCAGTTAAAAAGTTATTATCTTCCCATTCACTTTTATATGTAGGAAGAAAGCCTAGTTCACTATTCCTTTTAACACCTTCAATAATTGCAAGCTCTAACATTTTTGGATCTATTGCTGGCATTAATAATCCGGCCATAGAGTTGGACATTCTTTTTGCATTCTCATCTGGTCTAAAAACTTTTAAAGAACCATCTTTTTGTGGGTAAGCTTTTGCTCCCTCAAAACATCCCATTCCATACTGTGTTGTAAAATTTACCAGGGGTAGTTCTGGGATATTATTTCTCTTAGTAAGGAGTTCTTCTCTCTCTATAGCAGAAAGTTTGCTTTCTTCCTGGGATGTTAAATGTTCCTGTTCAATAAATTTCTCTGTCCAGCTGTCATCTTTAAATTTTGCTGTATAAACCCATGGGTGCATACTTAATGTAAATGCCATAGTAACTCCTTAAATTTATATTAAATCTTAATTAATACTAATAAATCCTATATTTATTGGTAAATTTAGTCAAATAATAGGCAAAAAAAAGTAACATTTTCCCTTTAAGTTGACGTTATATAAGAAAGTGTAATTATTAGGCTTGTGTTAAATGCACTTAAAACTTAAATGTGAAAAAAAAATCATTAAGTTTTTTGTTGACAGCTGTCAAGCCCAATGGTAACATTGCGAATAAGTTAAAAATAAGAAGGGTTAAACATAACAGTTTGTTATGTCCTTCATACAATTAACTGGAGGAAAATAAAAATGAAAAAAGCTATTGCTCTTTTAGCTACTTTAGTAGTATTAACAAGCACAACTTTTGCTCAGCTTGCACCAACTATTACTGGTTATGCTGAAACTAAATGGGGAACAAACTTAGATTCTGAACAATCAGGTTTTGAGTTAGATTCATCTGTAACTGTAACTGTACCATTATTTGGTTCTGAAACTGTTGCTACTGAAGGTGAAGGTGCTTACGGTTTAGCAGAAATCACTGGTTCATCTTTAACTTTTACTTTAGGTTTAGGTGACATGGATGATGATGATAACTTCTTAACTGATGACT
Above is a genomic segment from Thiospirochaeta perfilievii containing:
- a CDS encoding aminotransferase class IV encodes the protein MAFTLSMHPWVYTAKFKDDSWTEKFIEQEHLTSQEESKLSAIEREELLTKRNNIPELPLVNFTTQYGMGCFEGAKAYPQKDGSLKVFRPDENAKRMSNSMAGLLMPAIDPKMLELAIIEGVKRNSELGFLPTYKSEWEDNNFLTADAVYIRPFSYAEPGIGLGISVAPWVVCVSTNVSGYFKEGMRSRALVTDKVRATKGGTGWIKCDSNYVIPTLVKKRAEKDGFMEAIFLDAAEQKYIEEGSSCNIFFVLKNGTLVTPELGDTILPGITRKSVIELAKDMGINVEERKISIDEVLSDATETFVTGTAAGVTYLESFTYKGKETVFGDGNIGELTLKLQKTLKGIQYGVLEDKFGWMKSF
- the flcA gene encoding periplasmic flagellar collar protein FlcA encodes the protein MPSINNIDKFVQLLNSLGDEPRILEQRGQKIEPASVPDRSAQEENPFLVNIEEDDDGEMPDLSGDLESFDDDDDFLLDDDSEIDAVPDLEENEDFTFDELDNFEEITNIDDIDPLNEIDNIDEIDNIDEIDEIDNIDEIDNLDEIDNLDEIDNLDEIDNLDEIDTLDEIDTLDEIDNLDEIDNLDEIDTLDEIDNIDEIDNIDEIDNLDEIDNLDEIDNLDEIDNLDEIDNIDDIDDLEDIGDIDDIEELSELTDEDLDTSPDSLADENEIKDIDIDDIGFDDDPNIDDFEDGDSVFDLPSIEDEVLEDDFGSLEDDDTDEFSLGDFGDSFNFDKGSAPTSLSLEEFTESPEEEEKVDEEVKYSEEEFNSLKKTLGSLPLNLKLVIEEEIAENGLFGAKLNGLVDLLIDDAPLKDIVKYVNKRLGHNIKVSSSFTKLTALDFEKKKEKFSYIFINIVFPKLKWIFPLTIALSLIYIAGYFWGYKIIKSESIYKEGHELILIDKYEEAYDKFLEAFDTHRKKKWYYIYADTYYDRKAYNYAEDIYIQMMNEDSKDLHAILSYAKMKGFDQGDYSKATYFLVNNVDHGIREYEIMTTLGDLYMAWAKIDPQHYEDARLWYAETMLDYGPKPDILFKYLNYFIQTDKLQEVKNYRRMFEISKDVKVDGDTYARMAGYFMDKGIVENVRETLFRGIGDNPRNPNLHYQLSRYFQTIGNDREVEKAARNAIFYYEFGGNLTAEELTSLVDSKRILGELYSKEKRYLVAEKNFKEAVSLYENLRDRNFILKDEKYGQIYSDYGDIFYYAGNSYSTAYNLFNKAEENEYHTSELSYKKGFINYQDNNMKDALLEFHNSEDVRENNQAVMFAKANTLSHRGSYNAALTYYNMLLRYLQKIEEEEETLYPAENESHLAIIENYIRLYNNIGVTLYKLKGEKSLPEVGMSFTKSTEYYDYLTRDPELLIRSGLRDLAFYNTKAILYPDKDIELQLYNPISKDFSDLNLGIVSTLE